Part of the Henckelia pumila isolate YLH828 chromosome 2, ASM3356847v2, whole genome shotgun sequence genome is shown below.
TCTAGAGTTTGATGATGTATTGCTGTTATGGGAATGAAGGAAAACTTATATCCTTCAAATATTTTCAAGGTTAAACCTGTGGAACTTGTGTATTTAGTTTGTGACATTATTACCTTAAATTGATGGCATTAGATCTCATGATCTCCGACGAGTAATTTAATTGTGTTCTAATCTCTTAATTTAGGCTTCAGAACATTTGTATCATGTTTGGTCTACTGCTTTTATGgatacaattattttatttataaaattacgAAAATATGTTTTAGATTAGGTTCCTCGATAGCTTTGTATAACGTAATATATTTGCATTCTCGCTTTGTATTTTGAGCCCGTTTggatttcatatatatatattttttttaaaaagtgtttttttaagctctaattttgtgattttgaaaaaactctaaatttgactttaaaaagtgtttttttaagcaCTTAAATGACCAtccaaacaatatatatatatatatatatatttatatatatatattaaaaaaaagtcCAATTTCATTTCCGAAAACCTTTGTGCTTGGTACattcataaattattttcaGCCTAATATTCTAGAATGTACCAAGCACAAAGGCATAAACTATTTTCAGCCTAATATTCTAGAAGGCTGTTTtgctaaataaactaaaaatcaGAAAATTATTACAAAATCTAAAGTATTTTGTTTCGATTTAAGGAACAACCTTATACATAAATTAAGACTCAAAATTCATTGATTAGAAATTACCCAGGCAATTCACTTTCATaatgaaattcataaaatcatatatttttttggatgtacaaattcataaaatcatttttttggaAAGACAAATAGGTATGGGCCAGGCTTGGTCAACTACAATTCCACCATCCGTTGAAAATAGTCAAATACGGACCCATTTGTATAGGCCCACTCGTGTGCTTTACTTGGGTTGGTGAGGAATATTCTTTATAATTGGATCTCTCGACCTCGACCCAGTATCTGACGTCACTCGTCGCCCCACtccatttctaataaataaatttattattatttttaattattattagaaAAAAAGAGCTACAGAGAGCTTACTGGACAAGCTGCGAGTCCCAAAACCAGTTGGAGCTAGGTTTTTGCTGTCACTGAATGGCGGAGGACGAGAGATTATCGACTAGCGAGGCCCCTAAGCCGCCGAATTCCACACCAAATGGTCCCGAAAAAATTTCCAGTAACCCTACAGAGTCGAGAAATCTCAAAACTGCAAAGGAGTTTATATCATCAGTGGCCGCGAGAATCGCCGATCAGCCGCTGCAATGCTTCGCCCCCGAAGTTTGGGGTGTGCTCACGGCCATATCGGAAAAGGCACGCCAGCGCTCCCAGGTTTGCCACTGCGCTGAAAGACTTGATTTTTGTTGGTTGCTGCTTCTTTGGTTTGTTGAAGTTTACTATGTTGTGGACACTTGGGAGTTTTCGTGGGATTTTTGTCTAGGGAATTCTTTTTCGGAATGTGATATGTTGTAGAATTATGCAAAAGGCTGCAACTTTACCTTGCTTTCATGGTTGAAGTTAGTTAATGTGTTCTAGTTTATGGTCTATTATACGGGGAAAAATAAAACCGATTATTGGATTTACGTAATGTCGCTGACTACAGTCTTGAGAAAAATAGCATGTTTTTAGCTAACTATATGTAGAAAAGTCTTGCTTTTCCGCTCTTATTTGACAGATTAATTTAGGAACACGTCATACATGTATATTAGAATAAAGGAGCTTGATGCTGGGTAAATTCTTAGGTTTGGTGAATGTTTCATTCTTTTTACCGTATATTTTGTTATGCTTTTATTTCCATTTGCTAGAACACGGTCTCCATTCGGCTGTTCGCCTCAACTGGATAGGCTGTTTTAAAATTCTATGAAGCTGATATTAGAGGAGCTATGTGCTCCTTTCAGGTTTATGGTTTCTTCAACTTGTTTTTGGGTGAGGCAAACACACTTTTCATACTTATGTGGCTTTGGTTTGTTTTTATGCCTTCTTATATTGATTGCTGCGATATGCTTGCGTTAGCACCACACTTTTCATACTTATGTAGCACTCCTTGGCTTGCCGCATAGTTGCATTTTATGGTATTGGCTGATGCAAGTATTGGGAACAGGGTCTAAATATGCCTCTGACTTGCGATGAACACTGTATCGGTCGGTTAGTGGATGACACGCATTTTCGGATCACTGCACCTTCTGTAAGTGCTAATCATTGCAAGATTTATCGGAAGAAGGTTGCTTCTGCAAATACGAAACTTCCATCGGACAACTGTTGTTCCGTGTTCTTGAAAGATTCTAGGTTATTCTTTCTTTAGCAAAGGCCCATTCGTAGATTTTGGTGTAGCGAGTTTTTGATGTTTAAATTCTTGTACAGCACGAATGGTACATATTTAAATTGGGAGAAATTGAATAAAAGTGAATCTGAAGTGAAGCTGTGCCATGGGGACATCATCTCAATAGCAGTTGCTCCACATCATGGTACGGTTAGttcatttatttaaattgtatTCTTTTGTTAGATCTTCTCTTTGCCTTTTTTGTTTCACTCCTTAGTCTTTAGCAAGGTGGAGTTAGGTTTTCTTTGGTGATTTTTCTATGTTAATTATCTACAATCTTGAGACCAAACAATTATATTATTTGGGAACTTCCATCAAATTCACTTTACGAACTCTGTTTTCTTGATTTTATGCAGAACTTGCTTTTGCATTTGTGTTCCGGGAAATTCAGAAATCCTCGGTTGTAAATGATAGGCTACTGAAGAGAAAACCTGGTAAATTGCTGAGAATTTCAGTCAATgtctttttgtttgtttgtttttttttttgttaaaaaattcgAGATTATAATTGCAGTCTAAATCAAGTGCACTAATCGGGGTTTGAGTGCAAGAATACTGGATTCTCTTTCTTTAATTTCTAATGTGCATGGGCCTAGTGCCATGAAGTTTCTATCTGTATATTGATAGCTTAGTCATTTCTTGAAGAGGAACTCGGTGCTGAGAACAAAAGACTGAAAGGGATTGGCATAGGAGCTTTAGATGGTCCAATATCGCTTGACGATTTTCGGAGTCTTGAAAAATCAAACAAGGTATTAAGACTCTTAACCTTTGGATTATTATAGTATTACATCAACTcctgttttcatattttctttCACTTATGGCAGCTTTTTATACTTTTTAAGTGTTGGGTATGCATTGTAGGAACTCAGGAAACTTCTGGAAGATCAAGTTGCTATTACCGAAGCTTTGCGCAGTGAAAACCGTGCATCTACCGAGAAGCATGAATCTGTATGTGTTGCTTTGCTCATTCATTctattcttttaaaaaaactgTTTTATGATGATATGCCTTTATGCATTGGTTTATGGGATGCCGCTCTCGTCATCTAGAATTTATCTATTACATATCTTGAAACCTCTTTTTATCAATCATGGTCTCGCAGTTTCagaatttatgattgaaattcatTGGAATCTTATTATATTAGGACTTGCAATTATAGCAACTGGGCGTGCATTCACTATTGCAATTGTAATGTTCTTTGATGCATATGATCGAAAAGACGAAAACATGTTGCCTTGACGTTAAGTCAGTTTAAGCTTCTTTTTCCTGCTTCGGCACATAAATGTTTGTGGCATATCCTGTTGAGTTAAGGCTAAGCTGCTGCTTTACCTCATTTGTGGAATACTCTGTAATCTGTACCTCATCCAATGTGATGAATTTACGTTATCATTCTCGTTCTCCACACCGCTTAATACAATTTCAAGGACAATTGTTGTGCATGATCTGATTTATTTTGCGTGCTGTGTAACATTTTGATGGTTTTTGCTTGTAATAAAGATCTAACATGCTCTATATTGCAGGAAATGAGAGAGCTGCAAGAatcaatatcaaaatcttttcaGTCTGAATTCAACATGCTGAACCAGCATTTAGAGGCTAAAAAGAAGGAATTGGCAGAGTTGAATAGAACATTTACTGAGCAGAGACATGAGATGGAAAACCTTGACAAAAGACTTATTGCATCTAAGCAATCATGTGTTGAAGCCAATGAAATAATTGATAGGTGAGAAATGAAATAAAACAACTTAGGTTCAGTGTAGATGGAAAATACCATTAGAAATGAAGCTTAATTGGAGTCCAATTTCTTGAGATATGGAGgggaaaaaaatttatgtgTGTTTGCTTGGTTCAGCCAGAAGGCATCTATGTCAGAACTGAAAACTTTATTGGACAAAGAACGTGATCAGAGAAGAGGAGAGCGGGATAAAGCTGCTGCAGATTTAAAATTGTCAATCCATAGAATTCAAGCTGAGACTGCGGAGGAAATAAGAAGAGTTTCAGATGGTGCTCTAATGCGGGAGAAAGAGCAACAGGAAAGGATAAACAAGCTTCAGGTAGAGAGAGTTATTTTAATTTAGCTTTAGTTTCTTTTTGGCAAGGCAGTTaatcatgattttttttcagGATGCAGAGAAGGAAAGGTGTTCGTTGGTAGAAACTTTGAGGTCCAAATTGGTAAGTTACATTTTTCTTCCTGATTCCAGAGCTGTCTTGGCATATAATGTTGCCGTGCTCTGTTAATTGCAGGAAGATACACGGCAAAGGCTGGTAGACTCTGATAATAAAGTTCGCCAGTTGGAGGGTCAAATTCACGAGGAGCTGCTTGCCTCTGCCCGGAGCAAAAAAGTATAGTGGTTTAATTATATCTACCGGGGCATGCTGCTACCATTATTAAATTCCTATATGTTCCGTATTCTTGCTTATGCATTTGGCTTTGAGTTCACAGAGGGTTGAAGAAATTGAGCATGACAGAAAAAGGCTAATCAAAGAACTTGAGCGCGAAAAGGTAGGTTTTGGAGTACATTTTGTTTACTGTTTATTAACATTATaaatataaagtaaatgccTGCAATGAAGTTGAGCCAATCATTAATCGCATATTAGGTCGAACCAAAGTTTTATGTGTCGAACTGAGATCCTTTCGTGCTTATAGCAGGCAGCTCGGGAAGAAGCTTGGGCAAAGGTGTCTGCACTTGAACTTGAGATCGGTGCTGCTTTACGGGATCTTGATTTTGAAAGACGCAGGCTAAAAGGGGCTAGGGAAAGGATTATGCTCCGGTGAGATAGCTACAACATAAGATGTCATAAggaatgttttaattttaaaaaagttCAGAAAATTTTTGTGTAAATGCTATGAATTTCTTGCATATCTGGATGACAAAATTAATTGTTCTTCTGCAGATTTGGGCAATTGGCTTTTTTTCATTTGCGTagataattattaaataaatatggcATGGTTTTTTTGCTTACTGATATTGACAGTTATTGCCGAGTGATCTGCACATCTTTTTCCATTGAGCACATTGCTGGTTGGTCATATCAGATAACTTTTTGCAGTGAAACTCAGCTTCGCGCTTTCTATTCTACCACAGAGGAGATATCGGTGTTGTTTGTAAAGCAGCAGGAACAACTCAAGTCAATGCAAAGAACACTTGAAGACGAAGAAAATTACGAGACCACATCTGTTGATGCTGACCTCAATCCAGAATATATCCATGCAAATCGATCTTTGGCCCGAAACAAGGAGACCTACGAACATAATATTATAGCTAAGGTAGGATCGGGTGAATGCCATGGCCATGGCAGAGATCAACTTGAGTCATCAAGTGATGAAGCAAGCATGACAGAAAAGCATGACTGCAATGTCAAAAGCCGTGGTGGTGTTCAGGATACAGAGGAGGTGGAAATCACCAGTGATGAACATAACGTTGGGGGTGGTTTTGGTTCTGATATCAATGGCAACTGCAAAACGCCCATATTTGCAGGAGATGCTATTGGAACTGAACAATTCCCTGAAACCGAGGCTGTTGGTACATCACCAACTGTGGAAGGAGATGTTgctgaaactgaacatgttGTGGAAACTGAAAGCCAATCTCTTCGTAGAAGGatgaaatttgatttgaataaatttAGCACCTCGGATGATGATGGAATGCTGATAGATGATGAAAAAAATACAGAAGCTCTGGATCAGGCCCAAAGCAAAAGTCTTGATGCTTCTCCTCTCTTTCAATCAAATAGTCCTTTGGCTGTTCAGAACCCAATGGAAGACACTGAAGATGGAGGAAGTATCAAAACAGGTGACCTTTTGGCCTCAGAAGTGCTTGGGAGCTGGGCATGCAGCACCGCTCCTTCTGCCCATGGAGAGAATGATTCTCCAAGGAGCAGAAATGATGAAGAAGGTACTCCGTTGCCTGTGCAGGACTCCAACAGTCTTGTAGCTGAGAGTCAACACATACCATCCTCAAAATCTGATGCTAATGCTTCTGACGCTCAAAATTTGATGATGTTGTGCGAGATGATTTCTATTATTTCTCCAGATTCAAAAGAACAGTTTAGCAGCGCTATTATAAGAGATAATCAAGTTGGATGTGATGGAATAGCAAGTTCTTCCGAAACTGAAGATTGTGGTGATAAAGACGAAGATGTGAACGCAGCTGTTGCTGGAGGTGTGTCAGATACTGAGACAGTAGGTAGAAACAGAGCAGTGGCAAATGATGAAATGGAGGAAGACGACGACGATGATACACAAGAAGGTTCTTTTGGATAATGAGCATCTCAAGAAACTAGattagtttatatatatttaattatatatattctcTTTTTGTgcaaattagtgatttttatacttttaagtattttgtttTATAACCGAGGCAATGGGTCATTGCCGGAAATGTGCATATGTTGAAGAAGTTATTCTATTCTAAGTTGGCATTTTAGAGCAGTTGGGGGTTTTGAAAGTCTGATTTTGTAGGAGGAAGGTACGACTCTGGAAATGTTGCATTACGGAACTTCTGGCCATCTTGTGATCATGTATTCATGTTCGAGACAAAATGGAAATGCCCTTGTGATATATGTACATTCGTTTTCTCGAAACAACGATGATGATGAAGAATGCTAAGAAGATCGGTAGCAAGTTCTTAATGTTATTGACATTAAAAGTTTTTCTTATGGCTTGAAGGGAAGCAGAGGGCTCTCAGGTGGTGAAAGAATGAAAAATTAGAGACGTTTGATGGAAAATAACtgaatttttttatcaaaaaattatttgaacttACCTTCATACTTGCAGCATCTGTATTTCAAAACCAAGATGGTCGTGTTTCTAATTCTTGGAGAAGAGGAagaattttagtttttattttgaaaGCAAATCATATATTTCTCATTCACATCAAAATATCACGATTTACAAAAGTCATATCTTTTAGCTACAAAAAAATTATCACGATTTACAAAAGTCATATTTTTAGCTACAAAAGAATCCATTTTTACGAGACAAAAATCTATAAAATCCATGTAATGCCAATGATGAAGACTTTGTTTTACCAAAAAAATGTGATATCGTGTTAATTTACGTAGACAAAGTTCTGTCGATATTTTCAAagcaaaatgtaatattttatcaatatcgTGAACGACATGACATTAGTTTCTAATATGACGCTGATCATTGAAATCGCATAGCGATTAACATTCCCATCCATGTAAACGACACGTACATTAATGAAATGAGTGATGGATTGTTAAAACCataaagaaaaaaattgttAATTGTTTGGATTTTGAAATAGCATTTGGAAATTATAAATGACACGTTTCTTAAATCGTGGTAaacattataaatttattttaattatgtattaCTTACTCTCTATGCTGACGTAAATATTGTGTTTAATTTTTCATCCGTACAAACATGTTGTCCAATTTCTATACTCAGTAATATTATTTTCTCTATTCTATTATCAAATCTACCATTATCGTTATATGCATCAACTTCTTTCaataatattttatcttattAAAATAATCGCTGAATTAgagtaaaattataaatttcttTATGGAATCTACTTTTTTTAATGAATTGTTTAATCTATGTTAAAACACATATAACTATAAGGCTATATTATATGGAAcggaaaaaattaatatatatgtatatatgtgtgtggGTGTGAGAGAGAGACATATTATATCTAACACTTTTTTTTATTAGGCTAATAAATAATTTGTATGCAGCACCTAATGCAGGAATCTTGACGAAATTAAGGATTTTAAGCACGATTATATGATCTCTTATATATTAAGCACAATAGGCCTTAATTCTTATAACTTATAAGGTCGTCATCTGATCATtagaaaaaatttaagaaatttaaTCACAATCTTtgcttcttatttttatttatttatttatagtaAACCATATTCTTTGCGTTGATATACAGACTACAGTCCTtaaaaattcacaaaatctataattaataaccaaacaatcaaaaaaaattgtatatgtGATATTAATGTACTATTTTTATTCGATTTCTATCCGACAAATAACACGTCTTAAAAACTGAATCCATATATTTACACATATCCCCAAGAACAGAAAACCTGGTGAATGTTGGGCAGGATTGGTTTTGTTATGCATATAGTAGACTCTCGTTGTTGTTACAAATATAAAtgtcatatttaatttttcattcgtctcaaatatatagttcatttttcatatttagtgctaattttatttcaattatatagtcttctttgtcattatttttttgttttttttcataaatacaTAGTTCACTTCGTATATTCAGATATATTTTTCTTCGTTTTACTAATATATCACTGTTAGTTAAATATTGAAAactgaaattattttttaataaataaataaggaaAAAATAGAAATTTTGTATGTAAATTTGTTTATCTTCTctacttattttttaaaaaactcttATCGACAATGAAATTATTGTGTTCCTACGTACATCACACGtgtatttttctatttttataaaaatccaaattcttattttaaaatattttcaatcgGACCTAACTCCATCTCGTTCTCTCTTATTTCGATTTCGAAATTAGAAATTATGTAAAGGGAAATTAAAATTAGTACTGCATGAATGacaatcatatttttttaatgattttggtTCTCTTTTCAgttaaaattttggttttggtccgcGATGTATTGTTTTTTGTAATTTTGATAATTTACGGATGTAACACTAATGTAACACCATCCACACATCGCTAAAATAAAGTTGATATGACGTTCGCGTGTATAATTATCATATTACACTCCCaatgaaaagagaaaaaaaaaagactaaaatcgTGAAAAATTGAAAATAGAAGAATAAAACCCAGTTTCAATAACGTATAAGATCAAAatcgtaaaaaaaataaacaaagatGAAAGGGGGGCAAAAATCTTAAATCGAAATTATttgaatgttatatatatatatatatgacgtGGGTGGGATTGGAAGTAGTAATTACGAAGAAGTGTAGATTGGGTGTTAGTTGCAGGTGGCATGGGTTTGGGATATGGTGGAAGAAAGAGTTAGCTAGGGAGTTAGTTTGCCTCGAAAAAGAGCAGTGCACGTGTAGTTCAGTACTAATACTCAATATTCATGTCTCTGCTGTGCCTCAGTCAACATACAAGAAATCAAGGCATCATGTTAAGCCCACACATCTCTGTCTATttcacattatatatatatatatataattactcCATCTTAATTAACCAATTACCAATTAACCTCTCATTTTCATGCTACTCAACATCTTCCCTACTGCCCACCAAATGCATATATACCTTCAAATTTCAGAATTCccacttatatatatatcatctcAAACAagcaagtatatatatatatatatatatatatatatgatttccaAACACTCACAAAAAACActaatttatattaattgatGATGTCTATAGAAGGTTAAACATAAACCAAtagtttatatataaatatcttGCTTTTTGCTGGATTGTTTTACGTCACGAGTAGTACTACTGCTGCAAATTTCATTTACATCTATCTATGTCATCTAACAAATTTGGATGTCATAATTACCCGGAAAGGAGAAGACAtgttaaatattttatgagaataTGGTTCAATTCTAGCTGGATATATATAAAAGGAGAAACTTTAAAGaaccaaaaatttaaaaaaaaaaagaccttATTGCTTCGGCAGAAAGTGATGGATGGATATATGAATATGATTGTCAGACAAGTTACCAGAATTAATAATCAGTGGCTACTGCAAACAAAGTAAGCTAGAAATTGTGGACAAAGTAACGAAAACTTCATGTAGATTTCATGTCTTCCAATATTTTCACTCCCAGCTTGTAATTTATGTAAGACTTTGTACATCCCTAGCTAGTTCTTCTCATCAAAAGGCACAATGGCATGATGATAATTAatggttttttttataaatttaactGGTGCATGAAACCAAGActcgagaaaaaaaaaaaaaaaaagtactaATAATTCTTTAACAAGATCATCATGAACACGAAGAGGAAACTAATGCAAATTAGATGATCATGATTTTCAAGAACTAAGAGAAATCAAGTAGTTCataaaattttagagaaaaggttgtttgattaattttaaaacgGAGGGCGACCTGCAGTTCCCCAGTAAGCAGCAGCTGCTTGATCAGATGGTAATTGGCATGAATTTAGCATATTCTGAGGCAATATCCCTTGAAACATACTTGTGTTGGGATCGTTCATCATCTGTTGCCCCATAATCCCCGGAGATCCCAGCTGCCCGTTTCCCTGCCCTCCGCCCGCCGCagactcttcttcttccagagGCAGCCTCTCGTATGCTGCATTTCCAAATGATGCTGCCATTATCACCACCGGCCCGGAAGCCACAAGTGGCCCGACAACCGTCCCCCCCATCACCTGCCCTTGCCCGCCGGCCAAATATATGGTCAGACTAGAAGCCGCGGGCGGAGCCGGAGGCGGAAGAAACGAACCCGAAAGGGACAGAATCTCGAACCTGCCTTGCAAAGTAACAACCGCGCCCGGCGCAGAAGGCTGCCGGAGCGTGACATTCGTGACGGTGCCGTTGCCGCTCAATATACAAACACCTCTCTGCCGCCTGGTGGCGAAGATGGATACACTTTCCTGGATATCAGATCCGTTGGAGACTTCCATGACATGGGATCTGAGTGCATTGGCACTGTCCCGAGTGACTATGATGGGGGGTTTGGGCTTGTTCTTGGAGCCGGAGGGGCGGCCCCGAGGCCTTCTGGTGGCCTCGCTTTGATCTCCGGCGAGATCTTTCCCTTCAGAA
Proteins encoded:
- the LOC140881126 gene encoding uncharacterized protein isoform X2; this translates as MAEDERLSTSEAPKPPNSTPNGPEKISSNPTESRNLKTAKEFISSVAARIADQPLQCFAPEVWGVLTAISEKARQRSQGLNMPLTCDEHCIGRLVDDTHFRITAPSVSANHCKIYRKKVASANTKLPSDNCCSVFLKDSSTNGTYLNWEKLNKSESEVKLCHGDIISIAVAPHHELAFAFVFREIQKSSVVNDRLLKRKPEELGAENKRLKGIGIGALDGPISLDDFRSLEKSNKELRKLLEDQVAITEALRSENRASTEKHESEMRELQESISKSFQSEFNMLNQHLEAKKKELAELNRTFTEQRHEMENLDKRLIASKQSCVEANEIIDSQKASMSELKTLLDKERDQRRGERDKAAADLKLSIHRIQAETAEEIRRVSDGALMREKEQQERINKLQDAEKERCSLVETLRSKLEDTRQRLVDSDNKVRQLEGQIHEELLASARSKKRVEEIEHDRKRLIKELEREKAAREEAWAKVSALELEIGAALRDLDFERRRLKGARERIMLRETQLRAFYSTTEEISVLFVKQQEQLKSMQRTLEDEENYETTSVDADLNPEYIHANRSLARNKETYEHNIIAKVGSGECHGHGRDQLESSSDEASMTEKHDCNVKSRGGVQDTEEVEITSDEHNVGGGFGSDINGNCKTPIFAGDAIGTEQFPETEAVGTSPTVEGDVAETEHVVETESQSLRRRMKFDLNKFSTSDDDGMLIDDEKNTEALDQAQSKSLDASPLFQSNSPLAVQNPMEDTEDGGSIKTGDLLASEVLGSWACSTAPSAHGENDSPRSRNDEEGTPLPVQDSNSLVAESQHIPSSKSDANASDAQNLMMLCEMISIISPDSKEQFSSAIIRDNQVGCDGIASSSETEDCGDKDEDVNAAVAGGVSDTETVGRNRAVANDEMEEDDDDDTQEGSFG
- the LOC140881126 gene encoding uncharacterized protein isoform X1, producing the protein MAEDERLSTSEAPKPPNSTPNGPEKISSNPTESRNLKTAKEFISSVAARIADQPLQCFAPEVWGVLTAISEKARQRSQGLNMPLTCDEHCIGRLVDDTHFRITAPSVSANHCKIYRKKVASANTKLPSDNCCSVFLKDSSTNGTYLNWEKLNKSESEVKLCHGDIISIAVAPHHELAFAFVFREIQKSSVVNDRLLKRKPEELGAENKRLKGIGIGALDGPISLDDFRSLEKSNKELRKLLEDQVAITEALRSENRASTEKHESEMRELQESISKSFQSEFNMLNQHLEAKKKELAELNRTFTEQRHEMENLDKRLIASKQSCVEANEIIDSQKASMSELKTLLDKERDQRRGERDKAAADLKLSIHRIQAETAEEIRRVSDGALMREKEQQERINKLQDAEKERCSLVETLRSKLEDTRQRLVDSDNKVRQLEGQIHEELLASARSKKRVEEIEHDRKRLIKELEREKQAAREEAWAKVSALELEIGAALRDLDFERRRLKGARERIMLRETQLRAFYSTTEEISVLFVKQQEQLKSMQRTLEDEENYETTSVDADLNPEYIHANRSLARNKETYEHNIIAKVGSGECHGHGRDQLESSSDEASMTEKHDCNVKSRGGVQDTEEVEITSDEHNVGGGFGSDINGNCKTPIFAGDAIGTEQFPETEAVGTSPTVEGDVAETEHVVETESQSLRRRMKFDLNKFSTSDDDGMLIDDEKNTEALDQAQSKSLDASPLFQSNSPLAVQNPMEDTEDGGSIKTGDLLASEVLGSWACSTAPSAHGENDSPRSRNDEEGTPLPVQDSNSLVAESQHIPSSKSDANASDAQNLMMLCEMISIISPDSKEQFSSAIIRDNQVGCDGIASSSETEDCGDKDEDVNAAVAGGVSDTETVGRNRAVANDEMEEDDDDDTQEGSFG
- the LOC140881126 gene encoding uncharacterized protein isoform X3, whose product is MTRIFGSLHLLTNGTYLNWEKLNKSESEVKLCHGDIISIAVAPHHELAFAFVFREIQKSSVVNDRLLKRKPEELGAENKRLKGIGIGALDGPISLDDFRSLEKSNKELRKLLEDQVAITEALRSENRASTEKHESEMRELQESISKSFQSEFNMLNQHLEAKKKELAELNRTFTEQRHEMENLDKRLIASKQSCVEANEIIDSQKASMSELKTLLDKERDQRRGERDKAAADLKLSIHRIQAETAEEIRRVSDGALMREKEQQERINKLQDAEKERCSLVETLRSKLEDTRQRLVDSDNKVRQLEGQIHEELLASARSKKRVEEIEHDRKRLIKELEREKQAAREEAWAKVSALELEIGAALRDLDFERRRLKGARERIMLRETQLRAFYSTTEEISVLFVKQQEQLKSMQRTLEDEENYETTSVDADLNPEYIHANRSLARNKETYEHNIIAKVGSGECHGHGRDQLESSSDEASMTEKHDCNVKSRGGVQDTEEVEITSDEHNVGGGFGSDINGNCKTPIFAGDAIGTEQFPETEAVGTSPTVEGDVAETEHVVETESQSLRRRMKFDLNKFSTSDDDGMLIDDEKNTEALDQAQSKSLDASPLFQSNSPLAVQNPMEDTEDGGSIKTGDLLASEVLGSWACSTAPSAHGENDSPRSRNDEEGTPLPVQDSNSLVAESQHIPSSKSDANASDAQNLMMLCEMISIISPDSKEQFSSAIIRDNQVGCDGIASSSETEDCGDKDEDVNAAVAGGVSDTETVGRNRAVANDEMEEDDDDDTQEGSFG
- the LOC140881681 gene encoding AT-hook motif nuclear-localized protein 22-like, producing the protein MDQLAQGRPLPPPFLARDLQLHHHRQYQHHQNDPEDEQSGNSNPTRLLKRDREEINYGLPTTHSTATPNSEGKDLAGDQSEATRRPRGRPSGSKNKPKPPIIVTRDSANALRSHVMEVSNGSDIQESVSIFATRRQRGVCILSGNGTVTNVTLRQPSAPGAVVTLQGRFEILSLSGSFLPPPAPPAASSLTIYLAGGQGQVMGGTVVGPLVASGPVVIMAASFGNAAYERLPLEEEESAAGGGQGNGQLGSPGIMGQQMMNDPNTSMFQGILPQNMLNSCQLPSDQAAAAYWGTAGRPPF